A single region of the Micropterus dolomieu isolate WLL.071019.BEF.003 ecotype Adirondacks linkage group LG18, ASM2129224v1, whole genome shotgun sequence genome encodes:
- the LOC123986989 gene encoding S-adenosylhomocysteine hydrolase-like protein 1, with the protein MSDAAGEAKLEVKQASKEVKESENVAEKYSAMTVSKNSEMNMGELSSAFSAVPTHKPVKKQIQFVEDKQEFSRFPTKTGRRSLSRSISQSSTDSYSSAASYTDSSDDETSPRDKTQVNSKGSSDFCVKNIKQAEFGRREIEIAEQDMSALISLRKRAQSEKPLAGAKIVGCTHITAQTAVLIETLVALGAQCRWTACNIYSTQNEVAAALSETGVAVFAWKGESEDDFWWCIDRCVNTEGWQPNMILDDGGDLTHWMYKKYPNVFKNIRGIVEESVTGVHRLYQLSKAGKLCVPAMNVNDSVTKQKFDNLYCCRESILDGLKRTTNVMFGGKQVVVCGYGEVGKGCCAALKALGAIVSVTEIDPICALQACMDGFRVVKLNEIIRQVDAIITCTGNKNVVTRDQLDRMKNGSIVCNMGHSNTEIDVASLRTPELTWERVRSQVDHVIWPDGKRVILLAEGRLLNLSCSTVPTFVLSITATTQALALIELYNAPEGRYKQDVYLLPKKMDEYVASLHLATFDAHLTELSDEQAKYLGLNKNGPFKPNYYRY; encoded by the exons GCCTTCAGCGCCGTgcccacacacaaaccagtTAAAAAG caaaTCCAGTTTGTGGAGGACAAGCAGGAGTTCAGCAGGTTCCCCACCAAGACAGGCCGCCGCTCTCTGTCCCGCTCCATCTCTCAGTCATCCACAGACAGCTACAGCTCCG CTGCGTCCTATACGGATAGCTCTGATGATGAGACTTCACCACGGGACAAGACTCAGGTCAACTCCAAGGGCAGCAGCGACTTCTGCGTCAAGAACATCAAACAGGCTGAATTTGGCAGGCGTGAGATTGAGATTGCAGAGCAAG ATATGTCAGCGCTGATCTCTCTCAGGAAGAGAGCACAGAGTGAGAAACCATTGGCAGGTGCCAAAATTGTAGGCTGCACTCACATCACTGCCCAGACTGCG gtgcTGATCGAGACTCTGGTGGCCCTTGGGGCTCAGTGCCGCTGGACTGCATGTAACATATACTCTACACAGAATGAGGTGGCTGCTGCTCTGTCAGAGACCG GTGTGGCTGTGTTTGCCTGGAAAGGGGAGTCTGAGGATGATTTCTGGTGGTGTATCGACCGCTGTGTCAACACTGAGGGTTGGCAGCCTAACATG ATCCTTGATGATGGAGGAGACTTGACACACTGGATGTACAAGAAATACCCCAATGTATTCAAGAACATCAGAGGCATTGTGGAGGAGAGTGTCACTGGGGTTCACAG GTTGTATCAGCTGTCCAAAGCTGGTAAACTGTGCGTACCTGCAATGAATGTAAATGACTCTGTGACGAAGCAGAAGTTTGACAACCTGTACTGCTGCAGGGAGTCCATCCTGGACGG CTTGAAGAGAACCACAAATGTCATGTTCGGAGGCAAGCAGGTGGTCGTATGTGGGTATGGCGAG GTTGGAAAAGGTTGTTGTGCTGCTCTGAAAGCTCTGGGAGCCATCGTCAGTGTTACAGAGATTGATCCCATCTGTGCCCTGCAGGCTTG CATGGACGGATTCAGGGTGGTCAAGCTAAATGAGATTATTCGCCAGGTTGATGCCATCATCACATGCACCG GGAACAAGAATGTGGTGACCAGAGACCAGCTGGACCGAATGAAAAATGGCTCTATTGTCTGCAATATGGGCCACTCCAATACGGAGATTGATGTG GCAAGCCTTCGGACTCCTGAGTTGACCTGGGAAAGAGTGCGCTCTCAGGTGGATCATGTCATTTGGCCCGATGGCAAGAGGGTTATCCTTCTGGCTGAG GGACGTCTCCTCAACCTCAGCTGCTCCACTGTCCCTACCTTCGTCTTGTCCATCACAGCCACTACTCAG GCCCTGGCTCTTATAGAGTTGTACAACGCCCCTGAGGGAAGATACAAGCAGGATGTTTACTTGCTTCCCAAGAAGATGG ATGAATACGTCGCCAGCCTGCATCTGGCCACTTTTGATGCCCACCTGACAGAGCTTTCTGATGAGCAGGCAAAATACCTGGGCCTGAATAAGAACGGCCCTTTTAAACCCAACTACTACAG GTATTAG
- the strip1 gene encoding striatin-interacting protein 1 homolog, translating into MDVGGSSGGLPVNNKQRAMIPNKSRGEFTRNPRKDSEGLSESPDFEFEYADTDKWAAELSELYSYTEGPEFALNRKCFEVEFKTHVSEKKWTELDAAQHRAHAMCLLDSLEVIAREKRLKVARAILYLAQGTFAECSSEAEVQHWMRYNIFLLLDVGTFSALVELLNMEIDNSAACSSAVRKPAISLADSTDLRVLLNIMYLMVETIQQDDPADKPEWKVIRETFRAELGSPLFNNEPISVMLFGMVTKFCSGHAPHFPMKKVLLLLWKSILFTLGGFEQLQSIKVCKREELSLPPLPEDSIRVIRSMRAASPPASASDLIEQQQKRARREHKALIKQDNLDAFNEKDPYKADDSREDEDDNDDNDNSMEPETFPLERDEVMPPPIPHPPSERVSFPKGLPWAPKVREKDIENFLESSRSKFIGYTLGNDTDTVVGLPRPIHESIRTLKQHKYVSIAEIQISKEEEFQKTPLSGGEEEVEMSSTELLYQGILPILPQYMIALLKILLAAAPTSKAKTDSINILADVLPEEMPTTVLQSMKLGVDVNRHKEIIVKAISAILLLLLKHFKLNHIYQFEYMAQHLVFANCIPLILKFFNQNIMSYITAKNSISVLDFPYCVVHELPELTAESLEAGDNNQFCWRNLFSCINLLRILNKLTKWKHSRTMMLVVFKSAPILKRALKVKQAMMQLYVLKLLKVQTKYLGRQWRKSNMKTMSAIYQKVRHRLNDDWAYGNDLDARPWDFQAEECALRANIERFNSRRYDKSHSNPDFLPVDNCLQSVLGQRVDLPEDFQMNYDLWLEREVFSKPISWEELLQ; encoded by the exons ATGGACGTCGGTGGGAGCAGTGGTGGGCTTCctgtaaacaataaacagagAGCTATGATACCGAACAAAAGCAGGGGCGAATTTACCCGCAACCCAAGAAAAGATTCAGAG GGGCTGTCTGAGTCTCCAGACTTTGAGTTTGAATATGCTGATACGGACAAGTGGGCTGCAGAGCTGTCAG AGCTATACAGTTATACCGAAGGACCAGAGTTTGCTCTCAACAGGAAGTGCTTTGAGGTGGAATTCAAAACACATG TTTCTGAGAAGAAGTGGACAGAGCTTGATGCAGCTCAGCACAGAGCTCATGCCATGTGCCTGTTAGACAGCCTGGAGGTGATTGCTCGGGAGAAGAGGCTGAAGGTTGCCAGAGCTATTCTTTACCTGGCTCAGG GAACCTTTGCTGAGTGCAGCTCGGAGGCTGAGGTGCAGCACTGGATGAGATACAACATCTTTCTGCTGCTGGATGTGGGGACCTTCTCTGCTCTGGTTGAACTGCTCAACATGGAGATTGA TAACAGTGCTGCCTGTAGTAGCGCCGTCAGGAAACCAGCCATCTCCCTTGCTGACAGCACAGATCTCAGAGTGCTGCTCAACATAATGTACCTGATGGTGGAAACAATACAACAGGATGACCCAGCCGACAAGCCTGAATGGAAAGTCATCAGGGAAACCTTCAGAGCAGAACTGG GATCTCCTCTGTTCAACAACGAGCCCATTTCTGTCATGCTCTTTGGTATGGTTACCAAGTTCTGCAGCGGCCATGCCCCTCACTTCCCAATGAAgaaggtgttgttgctgttgtggaAGAGTATACTG TTCACACTCGGAGGGTTTGAGCAGCTCCAAAGCATAAAGGTTTGTAAGCGGGAGGAGCTGAGTCTCCCCCCTCTCCCCGAGGACAGCATTCGAGTCATTCGCAGCATGAGGGCCGCTTCTCCTCCTGCGTCTGCATCCGACCTCatagagcagcagcagaaacgaGCGCGCCGTGAACACAAG GCATTGATCAAACAAGACAACCTTGACGCATTCAACGAGAAGGATCCTTACAAGGCCGATGACTCTCGTGAGGATGAGGACGACAACGATGACAACGACAACTCTATGGAGCCAGAGACTTTCCCTCTAGAGCGGGACGAGGTGATGCCCCCGCCTATTCCTCACCCTCCATCAGAGAGGGTGTCCTTTCCCAAAGGACTGCCGTGGGCTCCTAAAGTCAG GGAAAAGGACATTGAAAATTTCCTGGAATCTAGTAGAAGTAAATTTATTGGTTACACACTTGGAAA TGATACAGATACAGTTGTTGGCTTGCCCAGGCCAATTCACGAGAGCATAAGGACGTTAAAGCAG cACAAGTACGTCTCCATAGCTGAGATACAGATATCAAAGGAGGAGGAGTTTCAGAAAACCCCTCTGTCCGGG ggtgaggaggaggtggagatgTCCTCCACTGAGTTGCTCTATCAGGGAATTCTGCCCATTTTGCCTCAGTACATG ATTGCTCTGCTGAAGATCCTGCTCGCAGCAGCTCCGACCTCCAAAGCCAAGACGGACTCCATCAACATCTTGGCAGACGTGCTGCCGGAGGAGATGCC GACCACAGTGCTGCAAAGTATGAAGCTTGGTGTTGATGTCAATCGACACAAGGAGATTATCGTGAAGGCCATCTCTGccatcctgctgctgcttctgaaaCACTTCAAACTTAACCACATCTACCAG TTTGAGTACATGGCTCAGCACCTGGTGTTTGCCAACTGCATCCCCCTCATTCTGAAGTTCTTCAACCAGAATATCATGTCCTacatcacagctaaaaacag CATTTCAGTACTTGACTTTCCTTATTGTGTGGTGCATGAGCTCCCGGAGTTAACTGCAGAGAGTTTG GAAGCAGGAGACAACAATCAGTTTTGCTGGAGAAATCTCTTTTCCTGTATCAACCTGCTGAGGATCCTCAACAAACTGACCAAGTGGAAGCACTCCAGAACAATG ATGCTGGTGGTGTTTAAGTCCGCACCCATCCTGAAGAGGGCGCTGAAGGTCAAGCAGGCCATGATGCAGCTGTACGTCCTCAAGCTGCTCAAAGTGCAGACCAAATACCTGGGACGCCAGTGGAGGAAGAGCAACATGAAGACCATGTCTGCCATCTACCAGAAGGTTCGACATCGGCTCAATGATGACTGGGCCTACGGAAACG ATCTGGATGCTCGTCCCTGGGACTTCCAGGCAGAGGAGTGTGCGCTGCGGGCCAACATCGAACGCTTCAACAGTCGCCGCTACGACAAGAGCCACAGCAACCCGGACTTCCTGCCTGTGGACAACTGTCTGCAAAGTGTTCTGGGACAGCGGGTGGACCTGCCGGAGGACTTCCAAATGAACTATGACCTTTGGCTGGAGCGGGAGGTCTTCTCCAAACCTATTTCCTGGGAAGAACTGCTACAGTGA
- the LOC123987231 gene encoding tripartite motif-containing protein 16-like has translation MAGPRIPVRMNDLCCRICSQVLRNPVTIPCGHNFCMQCIQDRFNHDKRNSCPCSCPECGHMFLTRPQLIKNTTLADLVRDTESRDASRDKRNMEHSGASTQALKRPRGCSETGTGSALCWRHSSSLDVYCCTDKQIICALCASAEHRGHVIGSVRGERWRKEEELKNIQKKYKQILQQQEKKGKNMGKALEQIQKEVRKTQDYCESVFAGIIDSLQRHYQSVRELIEAQAEAAAAQIQLSLQTLQVKMEEMRKRSAELEHLAQTDSDVDFLKRWPSLRSLCEKEHLHPFHEVSEDPLLPFDSTKRAVEQLGRQLEEFCDKGFASFSQTAESGGLWQSGGETEEDDTQQRCETSPSKSHGLAEVNNTVIEPNVEPKTRAEFLQYACVLSLDPATAHDDLAISAGDKEVRLSTQKCKSPAGRYPDRFVHRRQVLCREGLQAERCYYEIEVEGSKAEIALAYKGIDRKSRTPVSAFGANAQSWSLDRSTHYSVSHRADSIQLTTPPTHDRIGVYLKFKEGTLSFYEVSDSMKFLYKAEAEFTEPLYPGFWLEEKCCIRICDLRLY, from the exons ATGGCAGGGCCTCGTATCCCTGTGAGGATGAACGACCTCTGCTGTCGGATCTGCAGCCAGGTTCTCAGGAATCCTGTGACCATTCCCTGCGGGCACAACTTCTGCATGCAGTGCATCCAGGACCGCTTCAATCACGACAAGAGGAACAGCTGTCCCTGCAGCTGTCCTGAGTGCGGTCATATGTTTCTCACCAGACCCCAGCTGATAAAGAACACAACTCTCGCTGACTTGGTGAGGGACACGGAGAGTCGTGATGCCAGCAGAGATAAGAGGAACATGGAGCATTCAGGAGCGTCCACGCAGGCCCTGAAAAGACCCAGGGGTTGTTCAGAAACAGGAACTGGAAGCGCTTTGTGTTGGAGGCACAGCAGCTCCCTGGATGTTTACTGCTGCACTGATAAACAGATTATATGTGCACTGTGTGCTTCAGCTGAGCACAGGGGACACGTCATTGGGTCGGTGAGGGGGGAAAGATGGAGGAAAGAG GAGGAGCTGAAGAACATACAGAAGAAATACAAGCAGATTCTCCAGCaacaagaaaagaaagggaagaaCATGGGGAAGGCTCTCGAACAGATCCAG AAAGAGGTGAGAAAAACACAGGACTACTGTGAGAGTGTCTTTGCTGGCATCATCGACTCCCTCCAGAGACATTACCAGTCAGTGAGGGAGCTGATCGAAGCTCAGGCGGAGGCGGCAGCAGCTCAGATTCAGCTCTCCCTGCAGACCCTGCAGGTGAAGATGGAggagatgaggaagaggagtgcTGAGCTGGAGCATCTGGCACAGACTGACAGCGATGTAGATTTCTTGAAG AGATGGCCCTCTCTGCGGAGCCTCTGTGAAAAAGAGCATCTCCATCCTTTCCACGAGGTCTCAGAGGATCCACTCCTCCCCTTTGACTCCACAAAGAGAGCTGTTGAACAGCTCGGGAGGCAACTGGAGGAATTTTGTGACAAAGGATTTGCCTCATTCTCTCAAACTG CTGAAAGTGGAGGGCTGTGGCAAtcaggaggagagacagaggaggatgACACACAGCAGAGATGTGAAACCAGTCCCTCAAAGTCCCATG GTCTCGCTGAAGTTAACAACACGGTGATTGAACCAAATGTGGAGCCTAAAACCAGAGCAGAGTTCCTGCAGT ACGCATGTGTCCTCAGCCTGGATCCTGCCACAGCTCACGACGACCTGGCAATTTCTGCAGGAGACAAAGAGGTGAGGCTGAGCACTCAAAAGTGTAAGAGCCCAGCTGGTCGTTACCCGGACAGGTTTGTCCACCGACGGCAGGTGCTGTGCAGGGAGGGACTGCAGGCCGAGCGCTGCTACTATGAGATAGAGGTGGAAGGAAGCAAGGCTGAGATCGCCCTCGCCTACAAAGGAATAGACAGAAAATCCCGCACTCCAGTGTCAGCTTTTGGGGCCAATGCTCAGTCCTGGAGTCTTGATCGTTCCACACACTACTCTGTGAGCCACAGAGCTGACAGCATCCAGCTCACAACACCCCCTACTCATGACAGGATCGGTGTTTATCTGAAGTTCAAAGAGGGAACTCTGTCATTCTACGAGGTGTCAGACAGTATGAAGTTTCTTTACAAGGCTGAAGCTGAATTCACAGAGCCGCTGTACCCAGGGTTCTGGCTCGAAGAGAAATGTTGCATTCGGATCTGTGATTTGAGATTATACTGA